A part of Gossypium hirsutum isolate 1008001.06 chromosome A07, Gossypium_hirsutum_v2.1, whole genome shotgun sequence genomic DNA contains:
- the LOC107951852 gene encoding uncharacterized protein — MEANKAEALKAKEIAEKRFGERDFKGAKNYAIKAKALYPELEGISQMVSTYEVYVAWETKCNGEIDYYSILGLKPFADKEAVKKQYRKMAVLLHPDKNKCVGADGAFKLVSEAWTLLSDKIKKSAYDIKRNKKMPSGVVQTPTYASGVTGVSNALNSTSQGRLDTFWTVCTSCKVQYEYLRKYVNKRLSCKNCRGTFIAVETGSAPVNGSFPYCPWSYVPNNGYASHGYDGVAYIPTNAAAFTGNVVSGYHSGHGYDYVSNMSFQWSSFSGTSTGIMSLNGVSAISTDSVYQTNREGRGAGSKVKSNANGKHSMKNIVTPKIPNLFNGYNDSSGSKTGGVEKKRKVIVNSDFKSGYVDKGLKPSEAGLANGDGVEPDPKLSSPSEPPNRRCLTQPIFDARKLLIDKARTEIRKKLEEIRLASEAAAAASAVKLGIEGVQPPAAGKAPKISDLTFSVHQLASNKSAPVSITVPDSDFHDFDKDRSEECFKSKQIWALYDEDDGMPRLYCLIRQVVSVKPFKILITYLSSKTDNEFGSVNWVDSGFSKSCGHFRARNSDIIDQVNIFSHLLRGEKAGRGGCVRIFPKSGDIWAVYRNWSPDWNRSTPDDVRHQYEMVEVLDGYSEELGVCVTPLVKLVGFKTVYQRNTNKDAIRWIPRKEMFRFSHQVPSWLLQGESGDLPNNCWDLDPAATPDELLHAATEAKA; from the coding sequence ATGGAAGCGAACAAAGCGGAGGCTCTTAAAGCGAAAGAGATTGCTGAGAAGCGGTTTGGTGAAAGAGACTTTAAAGGTGCTAAGAATTATGCAATAAAGGCTAAAGCGTTGTATCCTGAATTAGAGGGTATATCACAGATGGTGTCCACTTACGAAGTTTACGTTGCATGGGAGACTAAATGTAATGGTGAAATTGATTATTATTCGATTCTTGGATTGAAGCCTTTTGCGGATAAAGAGGCAGTGAAGAAACAATACAGAAAGATGGCTGTGTTACTTCATCCTGATAAGAATAAATGTGTGGGAGCTGATGGGGCTTTCAAACTTGTATCCGAGGCGTGGACTTTGTTGTCGGATAAAATCAAGAAAAGTGCCTATGATATCAAGAGAAACAAAAAGATGCCTTCTGGAGTGGTTCAAACTCCAACATATGCCTCTGGGGTTACTGGTGTAAGCAACGCTTTGAATTCAACCTCACAAGGTAGACTTGATACTTTTTGGACTGTATGCACATCTTGTAAAGTTCAGTATGAGTATCTTCGGAAGTATGTCAATAAGAGACTTTCGTGTAAGAACTGCCGTGGCACTTTCATTGCTGTTGAAACTGGGTCTGCCCCAGTGAATGGTTCGTTCCCCTATTGTCCCTGGTCTTATGTGCCGAATAATGGATATGCAAGTCATGGATATGATGGGGTCGCATACATCCCGACGAATGCTGCTGCTTTTACTGGAAATGTGGTCTCAGGTTATCATTCTGGACATGGGTATGATTATGTTTCTAACATGTCATTTCAGTGGAGTTCATTCTCTGGAACTTCAACTGGGATCATGAGCCTTAATGGAGTATCTGCCATTTCCACTGATTCTGTTTATCAGACCAACAGAGAGGGTAGAGGAGCAGGGTCAAAGGTGAAGTCAAATGCCAATGGAAAACATTCCATGAAAAACATTGTCACTCCGAAAATTCCAAATTTGTTCAATGGCTATAATGATTCTTCAGGATCTAAGACTGGTGGAGTTGAGAAGAAAAGGAAGGTTATTGTTAATTCCGATTTTAAAAGTGGATACGTAGACAAGGGATTGAAACCTTCAGAAGCAGGATTAGCAAATGGAGATGGTGTTGAGCCTGATCCAAAGCTTTCCAGCCCAAGTGAACCTCCAAATAGGCGATGCTTAACACAACCAATATTTGATGCTAGAAAGTTGTTAATTGACAAGGCGAGGACTGAAATTCGGAAGAAATTGGAAGAGATTAGGTTGGCTTCAGAGGCAGCTGCCGCAGCCTCAGCAGTTAAATTAGGCATTGAAGGAGTTCAACCTCCAGCAGCCGGAAAGGCTCCCAAGATATCAGATTTGACGTTTTCTGTTCATCAATTAGCATCAAATAAAAGTGCACCGGTCTCAATTACTGTTCCGGACTCTGACTTTCATGATTTTGACAAAGATAGGTCAGAGGAATGCttcaaatcaaaacaaatatgGGCACTGTATGATGAAGATGATGGTATGCCTCGATTGTATTGCTTGATTCGCCAGGTTGTTTCtgtaaaaccatttaaaattctCATTACTTACTTGAGCTCCAAGACTGATAACGAATTTGGCTCTGTGAATTGGGTGGATTCTGGGTTTTCTAAATCATGTGGACACTTCAGGGCACGGAATTCTGACATTATTGATCAAGTCAACATTTTCTCTCATCTTCTGAGAGGAGAAAAGGCTGGAAGGGGAGGCTGCGTTCGCATATTCCCCAAAAGTGGAGATATTTGGGCTGTGTATCGGAATTGGTCCCCAGATTGGAACAGGTCGACTCCTGATGATGTGAGGCATCAATATGAGATGGTGGAGGTGCTTGATGGTTACTCTGAAGAGCTTGGAGTTTGTGTTACTCCCCTTGTCAAATTGGTTGGGTTCAAGACAGTATATCAGAGAAATACAAATAAGGATGCAATTAGATGGATACCGAGGAAAGAGATGTTCCGCTTTTCGCACCAGGTTCCTTCATGGTTACTTCAAGGAGAATCCGGTGATTTACCCAATAATTGTTGGGACTTAGACCCGGCTGCAACTCCGGATGAGCTTCTTCATGCTGCAACAGAAGCAAAGGCTTAA